The genomic DNA caaggcattggactacagatCGGAAGATcccgggttcaaaccccacaaccaccaagttgccactgttgggcccttgagcaaggcccttaaccctcaactgctcagatgtgtaatgaaataaaaatgtaagtcgctctggataagagcgtctgccaaatgcctaaatgtaaaaagaaaaaataaataaactgttgcTAATGATGGAAAGCACGTCCTTGACTTGATGACTGCAATGATTGACAGCTCAAGAAACCAATCAAAATTCTGCCTAATTTGTATCTTTAACTTAAAAATGCtcccttaaacacacacaaacacccccccccctccagcTCTCAAGAGCTGCGGCCCAAAAATAACCTAGTGCTTCCTCTGTACAGAATCAAGTCCTGTTACGACTTTTGTGTTTGGTTTTGCTTTGAGGTGGCAATCAATGTGTTTGCACTGAGGATACTGTGTTTGCACTGGATAACGATCAAGGAAATTAAGGGAGGAACAAGCTGCACTGGACTGTGGAGCTGCTCCTGTCACAAAGCACTGacatttcaagccttttttgcATATTCCCTTTGCAGAAGTGCAGAGCGGGGTATTTCCTGTAGCAAAATCATCATTCTGGAGGCATTTTCCATTGAGACACAAACAGAACATAAAACTGGCACACGTATGCATATTgtaaattgtttattataaactattCAATAGGGATGTACAGATTTAAAAATTACTACGTTTCAGAGgattatcctggtcagggtggtTTGTGAGGTGGGAATGCACTCTGAACGGGACACCAGCCCATTACAAGGGAATTTTCACCAAACCATGTACAAGAACCTTTCTGGATGTCAGAGGAACACACAAGTACAgactaaaaaaaattctgcacaGGCACTAACCAGACCACCAGATAGTTTGAGGCACTGACACCAACACAACCCAATGCACCAACGTGCTCTGTGCTCCCGACCACTGATCTGAAGTCAGTGAACATTAGATTAGTATTGGATTGGATTTCTATGTTGATTAGAATCTACAATTACTGTAGATCCAAGAAACAAACTGCCTAAAAGCATCTCTATAACACATCATCTCTCATCAGTACCACTATATCAGCATTATATCCCTTTCATAGTGACAGCCACATGAGGAGCAATTTTATTGCTAATACAAGAATTATAACTTGCAGCGAAATCCACCTGAATCTCTAAATCAATCAGTAGAGCAAGATATAAATCTTAAGATATGGCATGACGGCATGATACTTAGTGTTGCGACATGTTGCTGCAGGGGCTGCCTCATACTTAATCATAAAAAGCTGTTACGCCCCAGAGACATTTCTGAAAATCTTATTCATCCACTTGAGGAATAAATGTACTGCGCTGTTGTGGTTGAGGAAATGAATGATTACAACGACAGAAGTTATAATGTGAATGATTTATGCACAAAAACCACACACAACTGTGAGACTTGAAGTGTCAGACTTGTCCTCATGAACGGGGATTGATGAGGACTCGGAGAACTGAACTATAGGGTTAGACAGAAGAGTTTAGCGGAGTTATTTAGCTTTGTTGCTCGTCTGCATTGTGATGAACAGAAAATGACTGGTGAAGTGTTGCTTATTTGTGATTACGTAATAAATCCTGCACTGACTTGCCAGCAGGTCCGGTTCACACCCGTACTAATCCCCTTAACTCTACTAACTGGATTACAAGACGGCATGTctgtcagaaaagaaaaagaaaaaaaatcctgtccATAGGCATCCtatcacacacagacagaatgGCAGCAAGCTTTTAATAATGCATCACAACTCATTAAAAAATACGGCTTGGTCTGTTAAGACGGAGCACAGAAATATGTCCATATAGAGTCTCGATACGATGTGTGCAGAAGACTGTAAAACTTTCTGGCATTTTCTACTACATAGTTAAGTTTTAGCATTTAGAAAGCTGATTACACCCCAATGtaaaaagggaggaaaaaaaaaaacattttcattcattaCAAACATTTTGTAAGGCGGTATATGATTACAACCTAGGTAAGACTGAACATTAAGAGAACAGTTTCAGTTAGCTATATTTAGACTTCTTGCAGATGGACTTCTCAAAATATGACTTCAAAACCATGTGGTTAAAAGATTCTGAGTGCTGCGTTTAGGACATCCAGCTAAATTTGGATGACCTCTGCACTTGCACTTTGAACAGCGAAGTCACAGAAGAGTACAGAGCGTTTCCTAATGTTCTGCACTTTTGCATTTTAAAGAAGACCATAACATATActaagcacattaatataaacctatgATTTTAACAATCAGAAAGGCACCACAACACAAACTGGGTGAACTGGTTGAAGTGGTttaaaatgtgcaggacagtGACCTGGTGTGTAAGTTCAGGTCTGCTTTTAAATGTCATCTGGGCTCTGTGACCTCGCATTTCTCACACATCTCCAGCCAAGAAACAGGAGGAAACAAGTCGGGTGTCCAAGTTGGCTCCAACACAAAGAAGTCTTTCCTCGCCCCATTCCATCTTCCCCATCCAACATGCCTACACAGGTAGAGCCAAAATTCTGTGTATTCTCTACAACATGCCGCTATGATGATGGATGCGATGGACAAAAACTCAGCAGCTTAAAATCAGCTTCTAATAGCCCACTGGAGTCATCAAGAAAGCTCAAGTCTAAATTTCAAAGAGAGATGGGTTGAATTTGAGAAATAtgaagtattaaaaaaactgcCTCTGAGAGACATGAGAGACACATTCAAACAgaattctgcattctgattgggaAGATGATGCTCCTTAATCTCCTAGAATAGCAGCTCTGACGGTAGTGTCAGCTACAAATCAGCGGTTTATAATAATGCATTGCAAAGCCCTTCAACTCAGGCACTGGAGGTTGTACAAGTGCACTCCCAACGCCGTTTGTTGTCCGAAGTGCACCTGTTGTGCAGTCAAATATTTACAAAGTCATTTTCTCAAACAAAAAAACGTCATTGACACTATCGGTACATCACTCAAGTCGGACACTTCACCCCGGCAAAGATCTCTGCGAAGACCTAAATATATATCGAACACtggattgatttttatttaagctTCTGGATCGTGTAATGATAAAACTAAAGATCTCCCTTTGCTCTGTGTTTAGTCTGCAAGAACCGAGGTCCTCTGAGACAGAATCAACATGCATGATtgccaaaaaaacatcattCCCTAATATGgtctgatggaaaaaaaattgcagctaaattctgttgttgtttaaaGCCAAAGAAAGTGTGTGCATTTGACAAGAAAAGAAGCAAAGCTCTGATCTGGCTAATAAACAGCATGTAATCAATAAAACTGATCAATTTAATAAGATAAATGCGCTGTctgaacattcacacacacttcagattGTAAGTAACCTTGCTTTATGCGAGCGCTGACGTCTTGATCGgcaacagttttatttttgatgAATTTGATGAACACAACATTCAGACTGTGACTGCTTGTTGTGGGTTACTGTATAGCTGCATGAtgggaaacaaaaaaattactagatataaagaaaaaaaaggacatccTGATTAAATAAAGCTCTCATTAAAACTTCAAATAGCTTAGGATTTTTTGAGAGTCAGCATGTGGACAGGATAACAGGAAGTCTGGGGGAATtagtggaaagaaagaaagaaaaactcagCATGTAACAGTAACGGTGCTATAAAACTAAAACTGCTAAAGTGCTTTTCACTGGACATGATGGATGATGGGTTAAAGATGAAGCTGAGAAACTTCAGAGCGACACACCAGGAAAGAGTGGACCTACTCTTAAGCAACTGCAAGTTTGAATCCTGATGATGCTGGGAGTCCAACAGAGTGAAATTGGTCATATGACGGATGGCATTACTGTCCCGTACTCTGACGAAGGAAATGTTGGTCAACCACATTGGATAAAAATGAGCAAATAGTACAGAGTGTACCACCTTTAGGATTAAAAAGAAATGGTGAAGTTTAACCGCCTTACTTCACAGTGAGTGCAGATGAGTGGGTTGAGTGGCTGCGAGCACGCGGGCGAGTGCGGCTTCTAACGTGCAACACACAAATTTGCACTCACAGTATTTTGAGAATGATGTAAGCATGTGTAATGAATGGGTTTGAGACCAATTCGCTCACAAGAGTTTGGTGGAAAAAGCAGATCTGAGGTTTTTAACATGCATCAGTtttgatacagtatgtacagccATAAAAATTCTACGCAACACCACCATGGAGTGGTGCCATTTTACAAGATATCTATTAAGTGGGTACAAACCTGTAATATTGGGATGAATTTTACTATTGGCAGCAACACAACGGAAAAGAGCACTCTAAGGTACTTCATTTTTGCAGTAATTAACAGTAATGCAGAGCTGCCAGGTATCCAAATGGGAAGGTAATTCACACAATAAATaagagatcacacacacacacacacacactgtggtccAAACGTCTATGAAAACTATAGAAAATGTCCCTAATTTCCACACTTTTATcacttcatacacacatactcgtTTATAATACAAGAAGTTTCATTACAAACTATATACTGACAAGTGTGATAAATACTTTggaatatttatgttttaaatgtacTCGAGCTGGCACAGACACCACACGTTTGTTTAAGACCTTATGATTCATTTAAGAGTGTCATCTGAACATACGCTTCAACAGAGATTAGCCATGAGGAACATCTGACCTTTTGTACAAAACAGATAACGGTCAATAGCACACACTTACAGGGACATTTAAACTCCGGAATACGCGATATGAATTATTCAGGATATTGAACATTTTTCTCCTTccttttaaatgtttcaaaatTCTGAAACGCTCTATGAATTTTTCATTTACAATACGTTTTAATGTGCTTTTAGACATTCTGACCCCACTGTCTATTTTAAAGATACATAATCGGTATTTTTATAAGATCATGGTACTGGATGAtgaaaagaagaggaaagaatagctacacacacaaaaaaaaagcagtcaCAACACCAAAGCGATGCCCACTTTTACCCTTTTCTCCATCAACTCATGACGGGCCATGTAGTTGTGTACATTTTCTGTTTGGGGTTTCAGatcagaacagaacagaacatttTCTACCCTGAGCAGAGTCACTGTGTATTATCCCATATTGATCTCTCTATTCACTTAAGACTGATCCTTGCCCTGAAGCCTTTTAAggcatcaatgttttttttttttattccgcAGGTTTGAGTGACATGTCGAATAGAGCACTCTGCGGATAACAGAACAGCGTAAAACGATGGGAACAGCTATAACCACAGACATGAACTAATCCACTGCAGTGGCTTGGACTAAGCAAGCAATGGTTAGGAGTGAGAGAAATATGACATGATGCGTGTGATACGAGGTCTGCATGTCACCTCACAGTTCCTCTGGAAGAGAGACATGAAAAACATGGCTGTCATGTGACATGCAACTGTTGTTCAGGTACAAATGTGTTTTGCTGATCATTAAACTTTCACACGCTCAGTTGACAGAAACCCAATGTCGTCTCagatttcattttctttatctaATATAAGGTTACCATGGCAATTTTCTGGCTTGACAGAACAGCGCTGGTTGATTTCTGTTTCTAGGTGGGGCTGGTAAACCACCCCTGTTCTGACACTAGCTCCCATATCATGTGCTTTTGTTTAGCCTCCATCACCTCAGTGTTTCCCGGACAATAAACCTCTTATTAACTCACATGGTAACAGTGCTGTTATGACCCTCTCTCGTTATGTGTACGTATAGACAATGTTTGAGACGTAGTGTTATATTTCTCAAAGGTAAGGCCTTTGTTCGTTAATCAGAGCTTGAGTCATTTCCTATGCTCCTTTATCTCTTATCCAGCAGCTAACtcttaataattaacaaatatttagcAGTTCAGGAGATAAGCCTTTTTTTAGCCACATACAGGcgtcatattaataaaaatgaaagttcACTCACCTGGAAAGGAATGTGGATTGGCTGACCCTCGCTTCAGGCACTTGGGACACAGGATATGTACAGAATAATGAAGACCAGGCCATTCCTGCAGAAGAACGTTCAGCTCCTCTACCAGTGGGGTAACTGCTTGCCAAGCTGTCCAGATATTTGGCAAAGATGCATGACTAGAAATGGCAAGAATCTCTGGGTGCAGTCTGTTTCGAGAAGGCCGGTAGTTCACCATCACAGGCACTTTGCCCCGGTAGGCGTAGATGTAATCCTTTCCATCGGTGCGCTGAACAACGTGGTTGTTGATTTGCACACTGAACCGTGCGAAAAGTCCAGGGGGGATGAGAAATGGAAAGGTGTATTCGATCTGCAACTGTTCCACTGAGAAGAACTGACCAGGAACTGATGAGCCACCATTCTGGCAGGGTTCAGCATTGGGCTCCTCACTACTGACCAGACTGGGGAACTTGTAAACCACAGGCGCCCCATTTAGCGGTTTGCTCCGAGGTTTGTTGACACAGTAACAAACCCCCATCTTTTCAAGCAGCTCCATGATAAGGTGCAAATCCTGCTGCGTTTGAACGAGAGGTTTGAGGAGCTGACGGATGATGTTGGACGGCAGTAAACCATGCAGAAGAAAACTCTCCACGTGGTGCTGGATTTGGGAGGGAGTGATGTTCTCTTCAGTGTCGCTTTcagaatttaatttttctagCATGGCTGTAAGGTCCTTCTGAAAAAATACGTTCAAGACAGCGATGAATCGTGGCAGGTTATGGAAGACAAATTCTTTTAGGGTTACGCTGTCCTCAAAGTACAGCAGTTTTCCACTCTCGTGTAAGTACGACAGCGCACTTTGTAGACGGTCTTCCGTCAGACCCGCTTGCAGGCCCAAGCGAGCAGAGTCCCACCACGACAGCCACAGGTCCTGCGGCTTAAAATGGAGTTCCTCCAGCATCTGCCACGATTTCGGCAGTACTCTGTGAAGATTAGGAAAGATATCACGGTGATCGGCGACAGACATGAGTTTCTCCTTTAATCGCTCTATATTGCGCACCTCCACACAACTGACACAAAACACCGGGGACAGGATCTGCAGCCGATTGTTCAGCATGTACTGCAGCTGGGCCTTTTTACGTCGCAGATTCTTGTCCGAGACCCCGTAAAACAGTACATGTGGACTTGATGTCCTGACGTCATAGTCCTGTTCCAGGGCTTCGTCCACCTGCTTAGCAAGTGTCTGCaaactctctgtgtctctcttcaCCTGCAGAGAGATCTGTCTGTGGATGTCCAAGCACTTTTCCTCTAATTCTGCCTTAGCGCACAGGTCGATGTGCGTTCCCACAACACACACCACTGCATGGGGCACCTTGGCACCAAGCAGGTGAAGGAAATACCCTACACTGGAGTAGAAAGTCTTACATGTGTATGACTTTAAATTCACTACCACTATGTACAAAGCGCCTGGCGAGAGGAAAAATGGTTTTATGAGTTCGTAATTCTGCTTCCCTGATAAATCATATACGATGAATGTAAGACTGCGGCGAGCATCTGCTACCCAGTTCGTCACGTCGATCCCTCTACTACCAGTTATTGTCTTAGTGTCTAAAGGTTTGCTTACAATGCACTGCCTGAGCTTAGTTTTCCCTGCATTCGTCTGCCCCATCAAAACAAGTTTGAGCCTCGGTTTTACAGCAGTCTGGGCGTGAGCGAGCTCCTTCTGATAGGCAGCTATGTATGGGATGCCCTTCATGCACACCTCATACGGAGGTTGTATGAGAGGATTGTCCTTAACTTTCCAGATGTTAACTTTGGCAAGCTTTCCGAAATTGTCTGGGAGGATGGCAATTTGGTTACCCTGTAAAACCAACTCCTCTAGTTTCTCCAGCTCCACTATGGAGTCTGGGAGAAACGTTATTCTATTATTGTCCAACCACAAATTGGCGAGGTTAGACAGCTGTCCCACTTTGTCTGGGAGGAAAGACAACATATTTCTGCTTAAATACAGCTCCTCCAAACTTGCGATTGCGAGAATAACCTGAGGAAAATCTTCAAAGGAGTTGGAGGACAGATTGAGCATTTTTAGCTTTTGCATTTTTCCAAACGACCGCGGCAGCGCTGCAAGAAAATTGTTATCTAGCATCAAACTCTCCAGGTTCTGCAGATCACAGAAGGTCTCGGGTAAAGATGAAATATGGGTGCCACTCAGCCACAAAATTTTGAGAGACTGCAGCATCATGACATTGCCTGGCAGGCCCTCTAGCTTATTCCCTGAACAATCGAGTTCCTCTAAATCGCTGAGAGCAAGAAGCTCCGGTGGGAAATTCTGGAGCTTGTTATGGTCCACGTCGAGCGTCCTGAGCTTCTTGAGCTGCGTGAAGGACCTGGGGAAATCATGAAGCTCGTTGAAGCTCACGTCGACCTCCTCCAGGGCCTGCAACACGCCGATACGGGACGGCAGGTACTGAATCTTGTTGTGGCTCACACAGAGCTTTTTCAGCCCCTTCAAATGCTCAATGTCCTCAGAGAAATGGTTCAGGCAGTTGTGACTAAGATCCAGCTCAACCAAGTGAATGAGCTGAAATATGGGAGAGGGCACAGAGATGAACTTGTTCCTGCGGAGGATGAGGATGCGAAGCTTGGTGAGAGTGCAGCCCAGACCCTCGGGAAGCTCTTGGAGAGAATTATTGCCTAGGTTGAGGACTTCGATCTCCTTGATGTCGTCCGGTAAGGTGATTTTCTGGCTGTTGTTGGTGCTAAGAGTGAGCTGGCGCAGGTTGCTCCTCAGCTTCCTGGAGCGTAACGCGGCGTCTCGCCATATCCTGGCCGTCCGCAGATTAGTCTCAGTCTCAGCCATTGCGTCGCCTTCAAAACGCCTTAGAAATTTACCCCGGCAGCATGGCGGCCCTTTTGTTCGCCCTTCTCTGTCCAGCGTTCCACATGTTGACAAGAAGCACAGCTGTAAGCTTCGCTCCACCTGGGCACAAAAACCGTTCAGTCGCGCCCGAACGCCTCGGCGGTCTTTCCCACATCCTCTTTATCTGCGCCATGGACCGCATTCACCTACATTAATCCCGAGGCTCCAATCTGGGTCAAACCCGAGCGGCGTTTCAGTCCGGACGAGCTGCTTCTCCGGACCCGCGGCATCAACACGGATCCAAACACACAGCGAGCCGAACGAAAATAAAAGCAGCACGGCGTGTTTGCTCCACTCCCTCCTCACGTCTCCGCCCGCAGTCCGCAGCGCCTGGAAAACAGGGCGCCAGATTGGGATAAAATACGCACTGGTTCTGATGACCAGTAGGCTGATGGCGATTGAAAGATTGTATGAGGGGTTTTCCAACAAGCTGCTTTTTTTCCACTGGAAGAAAACAACCGATTTCctcttaaaatcttttttttttttttttctgtaaaacaaaaattgcAATGTATTATAATGAATAATCtgctataaatataaatgcaataataatatataaattattataatgatgattattaataataataataataataataataataataataagcttcTCTGTAATTGCAAATATATTCTGTACATGTAGTACACCAAGATGATTTCAAATTGCTAAGGGGTTGAGCTGGAATTATAAGGGGTTTAGGTATAACAATCTGGCAACCGTGCTGGCAACTGAGCGTCACGAGCCCAACTTCCCGGAGTAACGTGACGTCATCTTTATCTTACTTgagatttgtattttattttacctcTTACAAAACTTTAACCTtagaataaattattattatgattaaatttttattatttataataagatttatttttggtttttatttttattattgttgttactgatggtagtggtggctcagagggctaaggcaccgAGTAACTGATCTGAAGATCAATGGTTCAagtcccagctccaccaggttcccactgttgggccttCATTGTGTATACACTTAATCCAATAATTCAGCATCTTTAAAAAGCAGTTAATATTATTGAATGGCATAGAGGTTACTGTCTTAAAAAGGGTATAAGGTACAGCCACGTgtcatataatattatattgtcatataattttaagaaaataacaAGATCACTTTTGGGACTAAAATTGCCCCTACTATCCACCTACAGCACTTTTCCCTGACAGACTGTATGCTGGTTTTGGGTTTGTTCCAAGTTCTAaactaaaaaaatcataaaacaaaGCAGGTTTGCAGGAATCAGGATGTAGATTTAGATCATGAGTAAGTGGAGAGGAAAAACCCCTTGAACTGGCATTAGCAAGAAACCTTTAGAGAAACCAGACAGTAAATGGAACACATCCTCTTTTGTTGAAAAGTAAAGACATCACTGTGAGCAGACCTGGGGGGAGAACTGGACcttccacagcagcagcagcactgcACCATGACACACTATATGTGAGAATGTGATAGACCAAAAAATAACGTGAACAATAACATGGTCTATAAAGTTCAAACATGATTTATAAAATCCTCTCTGCATCTGAGCATGAAATGCCAGAAAGGTTTATGGGAGTGCAGGCAACTTAAAAATTAGAGCATCAGCACCATCTGCTGGACAAGAGTGGACTTGAGTAAAACTTTCAgaattaaataaacactgtaGGCAGGGCAGTTTACATAAACATGGGCATCCTTGCACATCAATGTGAATTTACCAATTATGTCATGATgatacacactttttttccaGCAACCTTAAACAAATCTCTTTCCAGTTGGAATATACCTGAAGCCTAAACAAGACAAAGGTAGTTTAATTAGCCAGCTAACACTACTTTTAAATGTTGAACTgcaaagtttgcatgtttttaagtTTTACAACAGAGTTACACACCTAATACAGGGCACTACAGCTGCCAGTTTAACACTGTACAAACTGTACCTCTAAATCATTACACACTTGCTTTGAAACATCCCTGGCTTAGCAAAACCCTTCGTACATGTATGTTTCCATCGAATCATGAGTaagtgaagagaaaaaaaaccctgaactAGAATAAGCAAGAAATctttagaggaaccagacagTAAATGTTTGAAATGGTTGAAAAGTAAAGACATTACGGTGAGCAGCcctgtttaaaaacttttatggaAATAAGTTTAAATACACAGTTTCACCTTTAAGTTTAAGCCTCACCCACAGCTAAATATGATGCGTCTGTTAAGCGTGTGCTAAGGAAAAACAATAGATGGAGCTTCGACCACTTTGTCTCTGTAACTTTGTCTTTGGCCCATATTTATAGGTATGAGAGTCATAGTGAGTAAGTCAGAAACCACATCAGAAGGTCTTTGAGATCTTGAAAATCTTTACAAATCATCCCCATGACATGGTGTCATCTCCATACAGCTTACACACTATTAAACTGGGGACTATAGAATTAATTTCATGACTTGTTAGCTGTATTAgacttaaagtaaaaaaaatttgggaTATATTTGGGGAAGAAGAGAAAATTTAGTGCATGTATTTATTATGTCAAACTGTTAATAAAAAGAagtaaattgtaataataataataatcaggaaTGGCACTTTATTGTTatgttaaaaattttataatcaCTGAATATTCTTTATGCTTACTCCTGAAGCATAAAACTTGACTTCGAAGaagtaaattacaaaataaagactTCTTTGTGAAacatgtttgtgtgaaattaCATATAGTATAGACACAGACAGAAGATTTGTTCTGGccgttattattaatattactaacTGGCAGTACAGAAATCACACAAG from Clarias gariepinus isolate MV-2021 ecotype Netherlands chromosome 19, CGAR_prim_01v2, whole genome shotgun sequence includes the following:
- the mfhas1 gene encoding malignant fibrous histiocytoma-amplified sequence 1 homolog → MAETETNLRTARIWRDAALRSRKLRSNLRQLTLSTNNSQKITLPDDIKEIEVLNLGNNSLQELPEGLGCTLTKLRILILRRNKFISVPSPIFQLIHLVELDLSHNCLNHFSEDIEHLKGLKKLCVSHNKIQYLPSRIGVLQALEEVDVSFNELHDFPRSFTQLKKLRTLDVDHNKLQNFPPELLALSDLEELDCSGNKLEGLPGNVMMLQSLKILWLSGTHISSLPETFCDLQNLESLMLDNNFLAALPRSFGKMQKLKMLNLSSNSFEDFPQVILAIASLEELYLSRNMLSFLPDKVGQLSNLANLWLDNNRITFLPDSIVELEKLEELVLQGNQIAILPDNFGKLAKVNIWKVKDNPLIQPPYEVCMKGIPYIAAYQKELAHAQTAVKPRLKLVLMGQTNAGKTKLRQCIVSKPLDTKTITGSRGIDVTNWVADARRSLTFIVYDLSGKQNYELIKPFFLSPGALYIVVVNLKSYTCKTFYSSVGYFLHLLGAKVPHAVVCVVGTHIDLCAKAELEEKCLDIHRQISLQVKRDTESLQTLAKQVDEALEQDYDVRTSSPHVLFYGVSDKNLRRKKAQLQYMLNNRLQILSPVFCVSCVEVRNIERLKEKLMSVADHRDIFPNLHRVLPKSWQMLEELHFKPQDLWLSWWDSARLGLQAGLTEDRLQSALSYLHESGKLLYFEDSVTLKEFVFHNLPRFIAVLNVFFQKDLTAMLEKLNSESDTEENITPSQIQHHVESFLLHGLLPSNIIRQLLKPLVQTQQDLHLIMELLEKMGVCYCVNKPRSKPLNGAPVVYKFPSLVSSEEPNAEPCQNGGSSVPGQFFSVEQLQIEYTFPFLIPPGLFARFSVQINNHVVQRTDGKDYIYAYRGKVPVMVNYRPSRNRLHPEILAISSHASLPNIWTAWQAVTPLVEELNVLLQEWPGLHYSVHILCPKCLKRGSANPHSFPGELLSQPRPEGLTEIICPKNGSERVNVALVYPPSPTLISPSHK